Proteins encoded within one genomic window of Natator depressus isolate rNatDep1 chromosome 1, rNatDep2.hap1, whole genome shotgun sequence:
- the WNT11 gene encoding protein Wnt-11, translating to MKLSLAIFLSFILQTGICSGIKWLALSKTPSVLALNQTQHCKQLEGLVVSQVQLCRSNLELMQTIIQAAREVIKTCRRTFSDMRWNCSSIELAPNYLLDLERGTRESAFVYALSAAAISHTIARACTTGDLPGCSCGPIPGETPGPGYRWGGCADNLNYGLVMGSKFSDAPMKMKKSGSQAHKLMHLHNSEVGRQALKASLEMKCKCHGVSGSCSIKTCWKGLQELRDIAQDLKNKYLSATKVVHRPMGTRKQLVPKDIDIRPVKETELIYLQSSPDFCMKNEKVGSHGTQDRQCNKTSNGSDSCDLMCCGRGYNPYMDKVVERCHCKYHWCCYVTCKKCERTVERYVCK from the exons ATGAAgctgagtcttgcaatatttctgtctttcattttacagactgggattTGCTCTGGAATAAAATGGCT AGCTTTGTCCAAGACTCCCTCCGTCCTTGCTCTGAATCAGACCCAGCACTGCAAGCAGCTGGAAGGTCTGGTAGTGTCTCAAGTGCAGCTGTGCCGCAGCAACCTGGAGCTCATGCAAACCATCATCCAGGCGGCCCGGGAAGTGATAAAGACGTGCCGCAGAACTTTCTCCGACATGCGGTGGAACTGCTCCTCCATTGAGCTGGCCCCCAACTACCTGCTGGATTTGGAGCGAG GCACAAGGGAGTCAGCATTTGTGTATGCCCTCTCTGCTGCAGCAATCAGCCACACCATCGCCAGGGCCTGCACCACCGGGGACCTCCCTGGCTGCTCCTGCGGCCCCATCCCAGGTGAGACACCTGGACCTGGGTATCGATGGGGAGGATGTGCTGACAACCTCAACTATGGTCTTGTCATGGGGTCCAAATTTTCAGATGCTCCCATGAAGATGAAAAAATCAGGATCACAAGCCCATAAGCTGATGCACCTGCACAACAGTGAAGTAGGGAGACAG GCCCTGAAAGCCTCTCTTGAAATGAAATGTAAGTGTCATGGAGTTTCTGGTTCCTGTTCTATCAAGACCTGCTGGAAGGGTCTTCAAGAACTGAGAGACATTGCACAGGACCTCAAAAACAAGTACTTGTCAGCCACAAAGGTGGTACACCGACCCATGGGCACACGCAAGCAATTAGTACCAAAGGATATTGACATCAGGCCAGTTAAAGAGACAGAGCTGATTTACCTGCAGAGTTCGCCTGACTTCTGCATGAAGAATGAAAAAGTGGGGTCACACGGGACACAAGACAG GCAATGCAACAAAACCTCCAACGGCAGCGACAGCTGCGATCTGATGTGCTGTGGCCGAGGCTACAACCCGTACATGGACAAAGTGGTGGAGCGGTGCCACTGCAAATACCACTGGTGCTGCTACGTGACCTGTAAAAAATGCGAGAGGACTGTTGAAAGATACGTGTGCAAATGA